The following proteins come from a genomic window of Emys orbicularis isolate rEmyOrb1 chromosome 9, rEmyOrb1.hap1, whole genome shotgun sequence:
- the PABIR2 gene encoding PABIR family member 2, with protein sequence MRSVPAAARSVWWVSRPGRLFPRGGGKAGPARREPRGAEEAAAGGRSRPLSSPQHGALLVPPRSPGSQRPRPLPAAASAGPVGAAGPDRGRGRHEEPLRPPPVNGPRGGAGAAGAAAMAQEKMELDLELPAGSAPAPSDGGSLRRSNSAPLIHGLSDNSQVFQPYVLRTRRNSTTVMNRHSMLLSSSPIRIPSSRLHQIRREEGVDLMNRETAHEREVQTAMQISQSWEESLSLSDNDLDKSEKSSSPKRIDFIPVSPAPSPTRGIGKQCFSPSLQMFVSSNGLPPSPIPSPTRRFSNRRSQSPINCIRPSVLGPIKRKGEMETESQPKRLFQGTTNMLSPDVTHLTDFSSCLSSDILDRSSSSIGSSSDSLAKGSITTESPVTCSNSCSSFILMDDLSPK encoded by the exons ATGCGCAGTGTTCCAGCGGCGGCGCGTTCTGTGTGGTGGGTCTCTAGGCCGGGTCGCTTGTTTCCCCGAGGAGGCGGCAAGGCCGGCCCCGCGCGCAGGGAGCCGAGAGGAGCCGAGGAAGCGGCGGCTGGGGGAAGGAGCCGTCCCCTCTCGTCTCCCCAGCATGGGGCGCTGCTGGTGCCGCCCCGCTCGCCGGGCTCGCAGCGCCCCCGGCCTCTGCCTGCAGCGGCCTCTGCGGGGCCTGTAGGGGCGGCCGGGCCGGATCGGGGCAGGGGGCGGCATGAGGAGCCGCTGCGGCCGCCCCCAGTGAATGGGCCTCGCGGCGGAGCGGGAGCAGCCGGAGCCGCCGCGATGGCTCAAGAGAAAATGGAGCTGGACCTGGAGCTGCCGGCGGGGAGCGCGCCGGCCCCGAGCGACGGGGGGAGCTTGAGGAGATCGAACAGCGCCCCCCTCATCCACGGGCTGAG TGATAATTCACAGGTTTTTCAGCCTTATGTGTTGCGAACCCGCAGGAACAGTACAACGGTTATGAACCGTCACAGTATG TTGCTGTCATCATCTCCAATTCGAATCCCTAGCAGCAGACTTCATCAAATCAGAAGG GAGGAAGGAGTGGATTTAATGAACAGAGAAACAGCACATGAAAG GGAAGTGCAAACAGCAATGCAGATAAGCCAGTCATGGGAGGAAAGCTTGAGTCTG AGTGACAATGACTTGGACAAGTCCGAGAAATCTTCCTCTCCAAAGAGAATAGACTTCATCCCAGTTTCCccagcaccttcacccacccgAGGAATAGGGAAG CAATGTTTTTCACCATCCTTACAAATGTTTGTGAGTAGTAATGGATTACCTCCAAGTCCTATTCCTAGTCCGACAAGGCGATTCTCAAA CAGGAGGAGTCAGAGTCCAATCAACTGTATCAGGCCCAGTGTTCTTGGTCCCATTAAAAGGAAAG GTGAAATGGAAACTGAAAGTCAGCCAAAGAGACTTTTCCAAGGAACTACCAACATGCTTTCTCCTGATGTTACACATCTGACAGATTTCAGTTCATG TTTGTCTTCAGATATTCTCGATAGGAGTAGCAGCAGTATTGGTTCTTCCTCTGATTCATTGGCTAAAGGCAGCATTACCACAGAATCTCCAGTAACATGCTCAAACTCATGCTCTTCATTCATTTTGATGGATGATCTCTCACCTAAGTGA